A region from the Pseudonocardia petroleophila genome encodes:
- a CDS encoding MinD/ParA family ATP-binding protein produces the protein MARRVEPDPAGWWERYGHRLQRAPGGPGAGDAVETRFGDGGHTAGELTDDMIVRRRADVPREGWRSVVHRLSGGLVNPGPSELERTRRVLVHRLRRPLSTTHRIAVTSIKGGVGKTTVATCLGLALAEHRGDRVVVLDANPDAGTLADRLTGESSVTVRELLRDIDRIHSWADITRYTSLAGRLQVLASEQDPASSDAFSRTEYEQISAALSRYFNIVITDSGTGLVHSAMEGTLTLADSVIIVGAPTVDGASRASKTLDWLLAHGHPDLARTAVVVLSCDRTSDEVDAGRIREHFAARCRAVVEIPHDPHLATGGRVELGRLRPRTRDAFLGLAALVADRFDRSVADGPPPPPGPLPPGPPAQGSPH, from the coding sequence ATGGCGCGACGGGTCGAACCGGACCCCGCGGGCTGGTGGGAGCGCTACGGGCATCGCCTGCAGCGCGCACCGGGCGGGCCGGGTGCGGGGGATGCGGTGGAGACGCGGTTCGGGGACGGCGGGCACACCGCCGGTGAGCTCACCGACGACATGATCGTGCGCCGCCGCGCCGACGTGCCCCGGGAGGGCTGGCGCTCCGTGGTGCACCGGCTCAGCGGCGGGCTGGTCAACCCGGGCCCGAGCGAGCTGGAGCGCACCCGCCGGGTGCTGGTGCACCGGCTGCGGCGGCCCCTGTCGACCACGCACCGCATCGCCGTCACCTCGATCAAGGGCGGCGTCGGCAAGACCACCGTGGCCACGTGCCTCGGGCTGGCGCTGGCCGAGCACCGCGGCGACCGGGTCGTCGTCCTCGACGCCAACCCCGACGCCGGGACGCTCGCCGACCGGCTCACCGGCGAGTCCTCGGTGACCGTCCGGGAGCTGCTGCGCGACATCGACCGCATCCACTCCTGGGCCGACATCACCCGCTACACCAGCCTCGCCGGACGGCTGCAGGTGCTGGCGTCCGAACAGGACCCGGCGTCGAGCGACGCGTTCAGCCGCACCGAGTACGAGCAGATCAGCGCGGCGCTGTCGCGGTACTTCAACATCGTCATCACCGACTCGGGCACCGGGCTCGTGCACTCGGCGATGGAGGGCACGCTGACGCTGGCCGACAGCGTGATCATCGTCGGCGCACCCACCGTGGACGGGGCCAGCCGGGCCAGCAAGACCCTCGACTGGCTGCTCGCCCACGGCCACCCCGACCTCGCCCGCACCGCCGTGGTGGTGCTGTCGTGCGACCGCACCAGCGACGAGGTCGACGCCGGGCGCATCCGGGAGCACTTCGCCGCCCGCTGCCGCGCCGTCGTCGAGATCCCGCACGACCCGCACCTGGCCACCGGGGGCCGCGTCGAGCTGGGGCGGCTGCGGCCCCGTACCCGCGACGCGTTCCTCGGGCTCGCCGCGCTGGTCGCCGACCGCTTCGACCGGTCGGTGGCGGACGGCCCGCCCCCGCCGCCCGGTCCACTCCCGCCGGGCCCGCCCGCGCAGGGCTCGCCGCACTGA
- the coaD gene encoding pantetheine-phosphate adenylyltransferase, with amino-acid sequence MRRAVCPGSFDPVTNGHLDIIGRTAPLFDEVVVAVLVNKSKKGMFTLEERIEMLTEQAQQWPNVRVDSFHGLLVDYCLAQDIRAIVKGIRAVSDFDYELQMAQMNHRLSGVDTLFMPTSPEFSFIASSLVKEVATFGGDVAHLLPGAVHQRLLERIAERA; translated from the coding sequence ATGAGGCGCGCGGTCTGCCCCGGTTCGTTCGATCCCGTCACCAACGGTCACCTCGACATCATCGGGCGCACCGCCCCGCTGTTCGACGAGGTGGTCGTCGCGGTGCTGGTGAACAAGTCCAAGAAGGGCATGTTCACGCTCGAGGAGCGGATCGAGATGCTCACCGAGCAGGCGCAGCAGTGGCCCAACGTCCGCGTCGACTCCTTCCACGGCCTGCTCGTCGACTACTGCCTGGCCCAGGACATCCGCGCGATCGTCAAGGGCATCCGTGCCGTGTCCGACTTCGACTACGAGCTGCAGATGGCGCAGATGAACCACCGCCTCTCCGGCGTCGACACGCTGTTCATGCCCACCAGCCCCGAGTTCAGCTTCATCGCGAGCTCGCTGGTGAAGGAGGTCGCCACCTTCGGCGGCGACGTCGCCCACCTGCTGCCCGGGGCGGTACACCAGCGGTTGCTGGAGCGCATCGCGGAACGGGCCTGA
- a CDS encoding DivIVA domain-containing protein translates to MYRVFESLDALVTVVEEARGVPMTSNCVVPRGDVLELLDDVREALPGELDDAQDVLDRRDDIVGEAEREAEAARSGAQSDAEQMLADAHAEATRLVEEARAEAEQTLAQARHEAERAVGEGRRQYTELTDRARAEAERLDAAGRAAYDRYATDGLAEQARLVSQTEVVRTAHAEGARVVDAAEAESERLRRECDAYVDAKLAEFEDTLGKALRTVGQGRSQLWRGKGAPGQPAPGYGRTGTGMDLID, encoded by the coding sequence GTGTACCGGGTCTTCGAATCACTCGACGCGTTGGTGACCGTCGTCGAGGAGGCGCGGGGCGTCCCGATGACCTCGAACTGCGTGGTCCCCCGCGGCGACGTCCTCGAACTGCTCGACGACGTGCGGGAGGCGCTCCCCGGCGAGCTCGACGACGCCCAGGACGTGCTCGACCGCCGCGACGACATCGTCGGCGAGGCCGAGCGGGAGGCCGAGGCGGCCCGATCGGGTGCCCAGTCCGACGCCGAGCAGATGCTCGCCGACGCCCACGCCGAGGCGACGCGGCTGGTCGAGGAGGCGCGCGCCGAGGCGGAGCAGACCCTTGCGCAGGCCCGCCACGAGGCCGAGCGCGCGGTGGGGGAGGGGCGCCGGCAGTACACCGAGCTGACCGACCGGGCCCGCGCCGAGGCCGAGCGGCTCGACGCGGCCGGGCGCGCCGCCTACGACCGGTACGCCACCGACGGGCTCGCCGAGCAGGCGCGGCTGGTGTCGCAGACCGAGGTGGTGCGCACCGCGCACGCCGAGGGGGCGCGGGTCGTCGACGCGGCGGAGGCCGAGTCCGAGCGGCTGCGCCGGGAGTGCGACGCCTACGTCGACGCGAAGCTCGCCGAGTTCGAGGACACGCTGGGCAAGGCGCTGCGCACCGTCGGGCAGGGCCGCAGCCAGCTCTGGCGCGGCAAGGGCGCCCCGGGCCAGCCCGCCCCCGGCTACGGCCGCACCGGCACCGGGATGGACCTGATCGACTGA
- a CDS encoding DUF3040 domain-containing protein — MPLTPREQKALDAIEQEFAQQDPDLAATFDGARPGRGALPFWLPLSWIALAALVPVLVVLAGVHALVPELPALLTGVLTVVLAGGWVVFAVRTGTSHPTPAPSPTGGSTDVRV, encoded by the coding sequence ATGCCCCTCACGCCCCGCGAGCAGAAGGCGCTGGACGCCATCGAGCAGGAGTTCGCCCAGCAGGACCCCGATCTGGCCGCCACGTTCGACGGCGCCCGGCCCGGCCGGGGTGCGCTGCCGTTCTGGCTGCCGCTGTCCTGGATCGCGCTGGCCGCGCTCGTCCCCGTGCTCGTGGTGCTCGCCGGCGTGCACGCGCTCGTCCCGGAGCTGCCCGCGCTGCTGACCGGCGTGCTCACCGTCGTCCTCGCCGGCGGGTGGGTCGTGTTCGCCGTCCGCACCGGCACGTCGCACCCCACGCCCGCCCCGAGCCCGACCGGTGGGTCCACCGACGTGCGGGTCTGA
- a CDS encoding pyruvate carboxylase, producing MFRKVLVANRGEIAIRAFRAAYELGVSTVAVFPYEDRNSLHRAKADESYQIGEPGHPVRAYLSVDEVIAAARKAGADAIYPGYGFMSENPDLAQACADAGITFVGPPSSVLHLTGNKSRAIAAAREAGVNVLESSEPGTDVDALVAAADEIGFPVFVKAVAGGGGRGMRRVQEPGDLRDAVEAAMREAESAFGDATVFVEQAVVNPRHIEVQILADAEGNVAHLYERDCSVQRRHQKVIEIAPAPNLDPEIRARICDDAVKFAKAIGYVNAGTVEFLLDERGEHVFIEMNPRIQVEHTVTEQVTDRDLVIAQLRIASGKTLPELRLTQDEITCTGAALQCRVTTEDPANGFRPDTGTISNYRSPGGPGVRLDGGTTHTGAEVSAHFDSMLVKLTCNGHDFPNAVRRARRAIAEFRIRGVSTNLPFIAAVLADPDFQEGRVTTSFIEERPQLLSARRPADRGTRILNYLAEITVNRPNGARPEVVEPVDKLPACDLSTPAPAGSRQQLRELGPEGFARRLREQTAVAVTDTTFRDAHQSLLATRVRSRDLLAVAPYVARTAPELLSLECWGGATYDVALRFLNEDPWDRLAALSEAVPNICTQMLLRGRNTVGYTPYPTEVTDAFVEEAAASGMDIFRIFDALNDVNQMRPAIDAVRATGTAVAEVALCYTGDLSEPGEQLYTLDYYLRLAEQIVDAGAHVLAIKDMAGLLRPPAAKKLVGALRERFDLPVHLHTHDTAGGQLATLVAAIDAGVDAVDAAVASMAGTTSQPSLSALVAATDHTERATGLSLAAVGDLEPYWEAVRKVYAPFESGLASPTGRVYHHEIPGGQLSNLRQQAIALGLGDRFELIEDLYAAADRMLGRLVKVTPSSKVVGDLALHLVGAGVEAADFEAEPGKFDVPDSVIGFLRGELGDPPGGWPEPFRTRALEGRSPEKETVELSIEDRRGLREERRVTLNRLLFPAPTKEYEAHQEAYGDTSVLSTKDFLYGLEPEREHIVELEQGVTLLIELEAISEPDERGYRTVLATLNGQMRPTAVRDESVSTDVKAAERADRGNDRHVAAPFAGVVTLQVEEGDAVSSGQTVATIEAMKMEASITAQQGGTVGRLAIGKVQQVEGGDLLLELE from the coding sequence GTGTTCCGCAAGGTGCTGGTCGCGAACCGCGGAGAGATCGCGATCCGGGCGTTCCGGGCCGCGTACGAGCTCGGGGTGTCGACCGTCGCGGTGTTCCCGTACGAGGACCGCAACTCCCTGCACCGGGCGAAGGCCGATGAGTCCTACCAGATCGGTGAACCGGGGCATCCCGTGCGCGCCTACCTGTCGGTCGACGAGGTGATCGCGGCGGCGCGCAAGGCCGGGGCCGACGCGATCTACCCGGGCTACGGGTTCATGTCGGAGAACCCCGACCTCGCGCAGGCGTGCGCCGACGCGGGGATCACGTTCGTCGGGCCGCCGTCGTCGGTGCTGCACCTGACGGGCAACAAGTCGCGCGCGATCGCCGCGGCCCGCGAGGCCGGCGTCAACGTGCTGGAGTCCTCCGAGCCGGGCACCGACGTCGACGCGCTCGTGGCCGCGGCCGACGAGATCGGCTTCCCGGTCTTCGTGAAGGCCGTGGCGGGCGGCGGCGGGCGCGGGATGCGGCGCGTCCAGGAGCCGGGCGACCTGCGCGACGCCGTCGAGGCGGCGATGCGCGAGGCGGAGTCGGCCTTCGGCGACGCGACGGTGTTCGTCGAGCAGGCGGTGGTGAACCCCCGCCACATCGAGGTGCAGATCCTCGCCGACGCCGAGGGCAACGTCGCGCACCTCTACGAGCGCGACTGCTCGGTGCAGCGGCGCCACCAGAAGGTCATCGAGATCGCGCCGGCCCCGAACCTCGACCCGGAGATCCGGGCCAGGATCTGCGACGACGCGGTGAAGTTCGCGAAGGCCATCGGCTACGTCAACGCGGGCACGGTGGAGTTCCTGCTCGACGAGCGCGGCGAGCACGTGTTCATCGAGATGAACCCGCGCATCCAGGTGGAGCACACCGTCACCGAGCAGGTCACCGACCGCGACCTGGTCATCGCCCAGCTGCGCATCGCGTCCGGGAAGACGCTGCCCGAGCTGCGCCTGACCCAGGACGAGATCACCTGCACCGGTGCCGCGCTGCAGTGCCGCGTCACGACCGAGGACCCGGCCAACGGCTTCCGCCCCGACACCGGGACGATCAGCAACTACCGCTCCCCGGGCGGGCCGGGCGTGCGCCTCGACGGCGGCACGACCCACACCGGCGCCGAGGTCAGCGCGCACTTCGACTCGATGCTGGTCAAGCTCACCTGCAACGGCCACGACTTCCCCAACGCGGTGCGCCGCGCCCGGCGGGCGATCGCGGAGTTCCGCATCCGCGGCGTGTCGACGAACCTGCCGTTCATCGCCGCGGTGCTGGCCGACCCGGACTTCCAGGAGGGGCGGGTCACCACCAGCTTCATCGAGGAGCGCCCGCAGCTGCTCAGCGCGCGGCGGCCCGCCGACCGCGGCACGCGGATCCTCAACTACCTGGCCGAGATCACGGTGAACCGGCCGAACGGGGCGCGGCCCGAGGTCGTCGAGCCCGTCGACAAGCTCCCGGCCTGCGACCTGTCCACGCCCGCCCCGGCCGGCTCGCGCCAGCAGCTGCGCGAGCTGGGACCGGAGGGGTTCGCGCGGCGGCTGCGCGAGCAGACGGCCGTGGCCGTCACCGACACCACGTTCCGCGACGCCCACCAGTCGCTGCTGGCCACCCGCGTGCGCAGCCGCGACCTGCTCGCCGTCGCCCCGTACGTCGCGCGCACGGCCCCGGAGCTGCTCAGCCTGGAGTGCTGGGGCGGCGCCACCTACGACGTGGCGCTGCGGTTCCTCAACGAGGACCCGTGGGACCGGCTCGCGGCCCTGTCGGAGGCCGTCCCGAACATCTGCACGCAGATGCTGCTGCGCGGGCGCAACACCGTCGGCTACACGCCGTACCCGACGGAGGTGACCGACGCCTTCGTCGAGGAGGCCGCGGCGTCCGGGATGGACATCTTCCGGATCTTCGACGCCCTCAACGACGTCAACCAGATGCGTCCCGCGATCGACGCGGTGCGCGCGACCGGGACGGCGGTCGCGGAGGTCGCGCTCTGCTACACCGGCGACCTGTCCGAGCCGGGCGAGCAGCTCTACACGCTCGACTACTACCTGCGCCTGGCCGAGCAGATCGTCGACGCGGGCGCGCACGTGCTCGCGATCAAGGACATGGCCGGGCTGCTGCGCCCGCCCGCGGCGAAGAAGCTGGTCGGCGCGCTGCGCGAGCGCTTCGACCTGCCGGTGCACCTGCACACCCACGACACCGCGGGCGGCCAGCTCGCCACGCTGGTCGCGGCGATCGACGCCGGCGTCGACGCGGTCGACGCGGCGGTCGCGTCGATGGCCGGGACGACGTCGCAGCCGTCGCTGTCGGCGCTGGTCGCGGCCACCGACCACACCGAGCGCGCCACCGGGCTCTCGCTGGCCGCGGTCGGCGACCTGGAGCCGTACTGGGAGGCCGTGCGCAAGGTGTACGCGCCGTTCGAGTCGGGCCTGGCGTCGCCGACGGGGCGGGTCTACCACCACGAGATCCCCGGCGGGCAGCTGTCCAACCTGCGCCAGCAGGCGATCGCGCTCGGCCTGGGCGACCGCTTCGAGCTGATCGAGGACCTGTACGCGGCGGCCGACCGGATGCTGGGGCGGCTGGTGAAGGTCACGCCGTCGTCGAAGGTGGTGGGCGACCTCGCGCTGCACCTCGTCGGCGCCGGGGTGGAGGCGGCCGACTTCGAGGCCGAGCCGGGCAAGTTCGACGTCCCCGACTCGGTGATCGGGTTCCTGCGCGGCGAGCTGGGTGACCCGCCCGGCGGCTGGCCCGAGCCGTTCCGCACCCGCGCGCTGGAGGGCCGCTCACCGGAGAAGGAGACCGTCGAGCTGTCGATCGAGGACCGCCGCGGGCTGCGCGAGGAGCGCCGGGTCACGCTGAACCGGCTGCTGTTCCCGGCGCCGACGAAGGAGTACGAGGCCCACCAGGAGGCCTACGGCGACACCTCGGTGCTCTCGACCAAGGACTTCCTCTACGGGCTGGAGCCCGAGAGGGAGCACATCGTCGAGCTGGAGCAGGGCGTCACGCTGCTCATCGAGCTGGAGGCGATCTCCGAGCCCGACGAGCGCGGCTACCGCACCGTCCTCGCCACCCTGAACGGGCAGATGCGGCCGACGGCGGTGCGCGACGAGTCCGTCTCCACCGACGTCAAGGCCGCGGAGCGGGCCGACCGGGGCAACGACCGCCACGTCGCGGCCCCGTTCGCCGGCGTCGTCACGCTGCAGGTGGAGGAGGGCGACGCGGTCTCCTCCGGCCAGACCGTCGCCACCATCGAGGCGATGAAGATGGAGGCCTCGATCACCGCGCAGCAGGGCGGCACCGTGGGCCGGCTCGCGATCGGCAAGGTCCAGCAGGTGGAGGGCGGCGACCTGCTGCTGGAGCTGGAGTGA
- the rsmD gene encoding 16S rRNA (guanine(966)-N(2))-methyltransferase RsmD encodes MTRVIAGTAGGRRLAVPPSGTRPTSDRVREALFSALEHDPGLDGTAVLDLCAGSGALGLEALSRGAAHALLVESDRRAAAVLRRNVTELGLPGAEVRVAPAGTVLGAAAPRAYDVVLVDPPYDVPDDEVARWLSAAAGHGWLAADALVVVERRAGRGRDGGSFAWPDPLVAVRRRRYGETVLFTGEPRAGEAQ; translated from the coding sequence ATGACCCGGGTCATCGCCGGCACGGCGGGCGGGCGGCGGCTCGCCGTCCCCCCGTCGGGCACCCGGCCCACGTCCGACCGCGTCCGCGAGGCCCTGTTCAGCGCGCTGGAGCACGACCCCGGCCTCGACGGCACCGCGGTGCTCGACCTGTGCGCGGGATCGGGGGCGCTCGGGCTGGAGGCGCTGTCGCGGGGGGCGGCGCACGCGCTGCTCGTGGAGTCCGACCGGCGGGCGGCGGCCGTGCTGCGGCGCAACGTCACCGAGCTCGGGCTGCCCGGCGCGGAGGTGCGGGTGGCGCCGGCGGGCACCGTGCTGGGCGCCGCGGCCCCGCGGGCGTACGACGTGGTGCTCGTCGACCCGCCCTACGACGTCCCCGACGACGAGGTCGCCCGCTGGCTGTCCGCGGCCGCGGGGCACGGGTGGCTCGCGGCCGACGCCCTCGTCGTCGTGGAGCGCCGGGCCGGGCGGGGACGCGACGGCGGGTCGTTCGCCTGGCCCGACCCGCTCGTCGCGGTCCGCCGGCGGCGTTACGGCGAGACCGTGCTGTTCACCGGTGAACCCCGGGCCGGGGAGGCTCAGTAG
- a CDS encoding YceD family protein, producing MSAHRPASRGPVSPWVFGTRELGRRPGAMKSYTRTVPAPGEPERLGLETIGVPEGSPVDLDVRLESVTEGIYVSGSAHASLEGECARCLDPLTDEITVELAELFAYPDSVTDETTDADELPRVADDQVDVEQIVRDALVLDLPLSPLCRPDCAGLCVECGEKWADLAPDHGHETLDPRWAALRERLPAD from the coding sequence GTGAGCGCACACCGTCCCGCGTCCCGCGGCCCCGTGAGCCCCTGGGTCTTCGGCACCCGGGAGCTCGGGCGCCGACCGGGCGCCATGAAGTCCTACACCCGCACCGTCCCCGCACCCGGCGAGCCCGAGCGGCTCGGCCTGGAGACCATCGGCGTGCCCGAGGGCAGCCCCGTCGACCTCGACGTCCGCCTGGAGTCGGTCACCGAGGGCATCTACGTCTCCGGTTCGGCGCACGCGTCGCTGGAGGGGGAGTGCGCGCGCTGCCTCGACCCGCTGACCGACGAGATCACCGTCGAGCTGGCCGAGCTGTTCGCCTACCCCGACAGCGTCACCGACGAGACGACCGACGCCGACGAGCTCCCGCGCGTCGCCGACGACCAGGTCGACGTCGAGCAGATCGTCCGCGACGCCCTGGTACTGGACCTGCCGCTGTCGCCGCTGTGCCGCCCGGACTGCGCCGGGCTGTGCGTCGAGTGCGGCGAGAAGTGGGCCGACCTCGCGCCCGACCACGGGCATGAGACACTTGACCCTCGTTGGGCCGCTCTGCGTGAGCGCCTGCCTGCCGACTGA
- a CDS encoding dienelactone hydrolase family protein — MPVLDHVVTTADGDCPVTLHLPDEGSGPWPAVILYPDAGGTRETMRAMADRLAATGDGYAVLLPDVYYRTPGWAPFDLATVFTEDEERGRLMGMVKSVTAAHYRTDVDAYLDFLSAASEVSGDAVGTTGYCMGGRASLIVAPHRPDRIAATASFHGGGLASAEDPDSPHLRAGEIRSTVYVAGATDDGSFDDAARDRLEQALSAAGVTHTIETYPAAHGFAVPDNPTFDEDAAARHWAALETLYAEALPRA, encoded by the coding sequence GTGCCCGTACTCGATCACGTCGTGACGACCGCCGACGGCGACTGCCCCGTGACCCTGCACCTGCCCGACGAGGGCTCCGGTCCGTGGCCTGCGGTGATCCTCTACCCCGACGCGGGCGGCACCCGCGAGACGATGCGCGCGATGGCCGACCGCCTCGCCGCCACCGGTGACGGCTACGCCGTGCTGCTCCCCGACGTCTACTACCGCACGCCCGGCTGGGCGCCGTTCGACCTGGCCACCGTCTTCACCGAGGACGAGGAGCGCGGGCGCCTGATGGGCATGGTCAAGAGCGTGACCGCGGCGCACTACCGCACCGACGTCGACGCGTACCTCGACTTCCTCTCCGCCGCGTCGGAGGTCTCCGGCGACGCCGTCGGGACCACGGGGTACTGCATGGGCGGGCGGGCCTCGCTGATCGTCGCCCCGCACCGGCCGGACCGGATCGCCGCCACGGCGTCGTTCCACGGCGGCGGGCTGGCGTCGGCCGAGGACCCGGACAGCCCGCACCTGAGGGCGGGCGAGATCCGCTCCACCGTCTACGTCGCGGGCGCCACCGACGACGGCTCCTTCGACGACGCCGCGCGCGACCGGCTGGAGCAGGCCCTCTCCGCGGCGGGCGTGACCCACACGATCGAGACCTACCCCGCCGCCCACGGCTTCGCGGTGCCCGACAACCCCACCTTCGACGAGGACGCGGCCGCGCGGCACTGGGCGGCGCTGGAGACCCTCTACGCGGAGGCCCTCCCCCGCGCGTGA
- a CDS encoding sulfite exporter TauE/SafE family protein codes for MTVLLLVVAGFAAGLSGSIAGLASLFSYPAQLAVGLPAVTANVTNTVALAFSTVGQVAGSRPELTGQWPVLRRLAPITLVGGATGAALVLVTPPETFERIVPFLVGGAAVVLLFQPRIRAAAERRGAPEAGPSVLVGMFLVAVYGGYFGAAAGVLMLALVLIGLPVSLARGNALKAVLLGMANAVAAVGFVVLGVVAWWAVPPLAIGVALGGWCGPQIVRRLPAGPLRVGIALAGLGLAVGLAAQAY; via the coding sequence GTGACCGTCCTGCTCCTGGTCGTCGCCGGGTTCGCCGCGGGGCTGTCCGGGTCGATCGCCGGGCTGGCGTCGCTGTTCTCCTACCCGGCGCAGCTCGCGGTCGGGCTGCCCGCCGTCACGGCGAACGTCACCAACACCGTGGCGCTCGCGTTCTCCACCGTCGGGCAGGTCGCCGGGTCGCGCCCGGAGCTGACCGGGCAGTGGCCGGTGCTGCGCCGCCTCGCCCCGATCACGCTGGTCGGCGGCGCCACCGGGGCCGCGCTGGTGCTGGTGACGCCGCCGGAGACGTTCGAGCGGATCGTGCCGTTCCTCGTCGGCGGGGCGGCGGTCGTCCTGCTGTTCCAGCCCCGGATCCGGGCGGCCGCCGAGCGCCGCGGGGCGCCCGAGGCCGGGCCGTCCGTGCTCGTCGGGATGTTCCTGGTCGCCGTCTACGGCGGGTACTTCGGGGCCGCGGCGGGCGTGCTCATGCTCGCGCTGGTCCTCATCGGGCTGCCGGTGTCGCTCGCCCGCGGCAACGCGCTCAAGGCCGTGCTGCTGGGGATGGCGAACGCCGTGGCCGCGGTCGGGTTCGTGGTGCTCGGCGTCGTCGCGTGGTGGGCGGTGCCGCCGCTGGCGATCGGGGTGGCGCTGGGCGGCTGGTGCGGTCCGCAGATCGTGCGCCGGCTGCCCGCGGGGCCGCTGCGCGTCGGCATCGCGCTCGCCGGGCTCGGGCTCGCCGTCGGGCTGGCCGCGCAGGCCTACTGA